A portion of the Epinephelus moara isolate mb chromosome 4, YSFRI_EMoa_1.0, whole genome shotgun sequence genome contains these proteins:
- the slc26a2 gene encoding sulfate transporter: MTHGDDCCTTAEDGAESDQLQPLLLERVEKEKSKSWQTVVSHRLKKHCVCTPKKAKSKILGFVPILKWLPHYQLREWLLGDVMSGLIVGVLLVPQSIAYSLLASQDPIYGLYTSFFSSIIYALLGTSRHISVGIFGVLCLLVGQVVDRELALAGYLTESSSSSNSSALLLAGQGNGTVECDRSCYAITVGATVTFTAGVYQVLMGLFQVGFVSVYLSDSLLSGFATGASLTILTSQLKYLLGLKIPRPQGWFTLLKTWYGILTNLGKTNICDLVTSIVCLLILVPTKELNDRFKAKLKAPIPFELFVVVIATLASHFGHFNTDYGSDVAGDIPTGFLPPKLPMWSLIPNVAVDAFSIAIVGFAITVSLSEMFAKKHGYTVDANQEMYAIGFCNILPSFFRCFTTSAALTKTLVKESTGCQTQVSGLVSALVLLLVLLVIAPLFYSLQKCVLAVIILVNLRGALRKFGDIPSMWHVNRVDTSIWLITMATSALVNTELGLLVGVLVSALCVLGRTQQAKVLELGRAPTREHYEDLSSYRGLQRHPGVAVFKYEAPIYYANQSLFKKSLYRGVGLDPLKEKTRLMKLKKKNKQQGEAAGLPNMKSVDTSKEDNIEAGATTTTLMLDKKSSHSLRSVVIDCSAIMFLDTAGVNALKEVRKDYEELGIKVVLAQCNTSALDALERGGYYPDKKGCDEGQNKIIFFTIADAVHYVQSLSVPNGDYDSRC; this comes from the exons ATGACTCATGGCGATGACTGCTGTACAACAGCAGAAGATGGAGCTGAGAGCGACCAGCTGCAGCCTCTTCTTCTGGAAAGGGTGGAGAAAGAAAAGTCTAAAAGCTGGCAAACTGTTGTGTCACATCGTTTAAAGAAACACTGCGTGTGCACACCAAAGAAAGCTAAATCCAAAATACTGGGCTTTGTGCCGATTCTGAAATGGCTGCCACACTACCAGCTCAGGGAATGGCTGCTGGGTGATGTCATGTCAGGACTGATTGTTGGAGTCCTATTGGTCCCTCAGTCTATAGCCTACTCCTTATTAGCCAGTCAGGACCCCATATATGGTCTCTATacttctttcttctcctccatcatctACGCCCTCTTAGGCACTTCCAGACACATCTCAGTGGGGATCTTTGGGGTGCTCTGCCTGCTTGTGGGTCAGGTTGTGGACAGGGAGTTAGCTTTGGCAGGATACCTCacagaaagcagcagcagcagtaacagtAGCGCCCTCCTGCTGGCCGGCCAGGGGAATGGCACTGTGGAATGTGACAGAAGCTGCTATGCAATCACAGTGGGAGCAACAGTTACCTTTACTGCTGGAGTTTACCAG GTGCTCATGGGCCTTTTCCAGGTAGGCTTCGTCTCAGTCTACCTCTCAGACTCCCTTCTCAGTGGCTTCGCTACAGGAGCCTCCCTCACCATCCTCACGTCCCAGTTAAAATACCTCCTGGGCCTCAAGATCCCCAGGCCTCAGGGCTGGTTCACTCTGCTTAAAACCTGGTACGGCATTCTCACCAACCTGGGAAAAACCAACATTTGTGACCTGGTGACCAGTATAGTGTGTTTACTGATACTGGTACCTACCAAGGAGCTCAATGATCGCTTCAAAGCCAAGCTGAAG GCTCCAATCCCCTTCGAGCTCTTCGTGGTGGTTATTGCAACACTTGCTTCTCATTTTGGCCACTTCAATACCGACTACGGTTCGGACGTAGCTGGTGACATCCCCACGGGTTTCCTCCCTCCCAAGCTGCCGATGTGGAGTCTGATCCCCAACGTAGCTGTTGACGCCTTCTCCATCGCCATCGTGGGATTCGCCATCACTGTCTCACTGTCAGAGATGTTCGCCAAGAAGCACGGCTACACGGTGGATGCCAACCAGGAGATGTACGCCATTGGCTTCTGCAACATCTTGCCATCGTTCTTCCGCTGCTTCACCACCAGCGCTGCGCTGACTAAGACCCTCGTCAAGGAGTCCACAGGGTGTCAGACTCAGGTATCTGGGCTGGTGAGCGCCCTCGTCCTGCTGCTGGTACTGCTGGTCATCGCACCGCTCTTCTATTCCCTGCAAAA ATGTGTATTAGCAGTCATCATCCTGGTTAACCTTCGTGGAGCTTTACGTAAGTTCGGAGACATTCCAAGCATGTGGCATGTCAACCGTGTTGATACCTCCATCTGGCTGATCACCATGGCAACCTCTGCGCTGGTCAACACAGAGCTAGGTCTGCTCGTTGGGGTTTTGGTATCAGCCCTCTGCGTCCTGGGCCGAACGCAGCAGGCCAAGGTGCTGGAGCTTGGCCGGGCTCCAACCAGGGAGCATTATGAGGACCTGTCGTCTTACCGTGGCCTTCAGAGACATCCCGGAGTGGCTGTTTTTAAATACGAGGCTCCAATCTATTATGCCAACCAGAGCTTGTTCAAAAAATCTCTCTATAGGGGTGTAGGGCTCGACCCTCTGAAGGAGAAAACACGGCTTATGAAGCTcaagaagaagaacaaacaGCAGGGAGAGGCTGCAGGACTCCCAAATATGAAGTCAGTGGATACAAGTAAAGAGGATAACATTGAAGCtggtgcaacaacaacaaccttgaTGCTCGACAAGAAATCTTCCCATAGCTTACGCAGTGTAGTGATAGACTGCAGCGCCATCATGTTTTTAGATACAGCTGGAGTCAATGCTCTCAAAGAAGTCCGCAAAGATTATGAAGAACTTGGGATCAAGGTGGTCCTGGCCCAGTGTAATACCTCAGCACTGGACGCACTGGAAAGAGGGGGATACTACCCTGACAAAAAAGGATGTGATGAAGGACAGAACAAAATCATATTCTTCACCATCGCAGATGCCGTCCACTACGTCCAAAGCCTCTCGGTTCCGAACGGAGATTATGACAGCAGATGCTAA